Proteins encoded by one window of Ralstonia sp. RRA:
- the nirB gene encoding nitrite reductase large subunit NirB, translating into MTMKIVVIGHGMVGHKFLESLLHAPDHHLQVTVLCEEPRPAYDRVHLSEFFTGKTAEDLSLVAPGFFDRDDVVLKLNARATAIDTTAKTVTASTGEVLPYDKLVIASGSSPFVPPVPGKDRTDCFVYRTIEDLEAMAECGQRAKTGVVIGGGLLGLECAKALRDMNLQTHVVEFAGRLMAMQVDDGGGRMLRRKIEDLGVTVHTQKNTVEIVDGEACTHRLNFADGAHLEADMVVFSAGIRPRDELARACGLQVGERGGIVIDSECRTSAPDVYAIGECALWGGKVYGLVAPGYEMARITAKQILAADDATEFNGADMSTKLKLMGVDVASLGDAQGTTPGSRSVQFTDERKQIYKKLVVSEDGKYLLGGVLVGDAAEYGTLLQMMLNRIELPEAPEFLILPQADGNARPALGVDALPDSAQICSCNDVSKGALCQAVCGGATSVGALKDATKAGTSCGGCVPLMTQVMKAEMKKQGRAVNNHICEHFPYSRQELYHLVRVGRIESFGALLEAHGHGMGCDICKPAVASILASCWNDFVLKKEHASLQDSNDYFLANIQKDGTYSVVPRMPGGEVTADGLIAVGQVAKKYGLYTKITGGQRVDLFGARLEQLPLIWEELIAAGFESGHAYGKSLRTVKSCVGSTWCRYGVGDSVGFAVALENRYKGLRSPHKIKFGVSGCTRECAEAQGKDVGIIATEKGWNLYVCGNGGMKPRHAELLAADLDQETLIKYVDRFLMFYVRTADRLQRTSTWRDNLEGGLDYLKDVVINDKLGIAAELEAEMQHVVDTYQDEWKTAVTNPEVRKRFRHFVNSDAKDTNVVFVEERGQIRPATVEERTKTRPVRIPVVAEAA; encoded by the coding sequence ATGACCATGAAGATCGTTGTCATCGGCCACGGAATGGTGGGCCACAAGTTTCTGGAGAGCCTGCTGCACGCGCCAGACCACCACCTGCAAGTGACGGTGCTGTGTGAAGAGCCGCGTCCCGCGTACGACCGCGTGCACCTGTCGGAATTCTTCACGGGCAAGACAGCGGAAGACCTCTCGCTGGTGGCCCCCGGTTTCTTCGATCGCGATGACGTGGTCCTCAAACTCAACGCCCGTGCCACCGCCATCGATACCACGGCCAAAACGGTGACGGCCTCCACCGGCGAGGTGCTGCCGTACGACAAACTGGTGATCGCCTCCGGCTCGTCACCGTTCGTGCCGCCCGTGCCGGGCAAGGACCGCACGGACTGCTTCGTCTACCGCACCATCGAAGACCTTGAAGCGATGGCCGAATGCGGCCAGCGCGCCAAGACTGGCGTGGTGATCGGCGGCGGTCTGCTGGGCCTGGAATGCGCCAAGGCCCTGCGCGACATGAACCTGCAAACGCACGTGGTCGAGTTTGCCGGCCGCCTGATGGCGATGCAGGTGGACGACGGCGGCGGTCGCATGCTGCGCCGGAAGATCGAAGACCTGGGCGTGACGGTCCACACGCAAAAGAACACGGTGGAGATCGTCGACGGGGAAGCGTGTACGCACCGCCTCAACTTTGCCGATGGCGCGCACCTGGAAGCCGACATGGTCGTCTTCTCCGCCGGCATTCGCCCGCGTGACGAACTGGCACGCGCCTGCGGCCTGCAAGTGGGCGAGCGCGGCGGCATCGTGATCGACTCCGAATGCCGAACCTCCGCGCCGGATGTGTACGCGATTGGCGAATGCGCACTGTGGGGCGGGAAGGTCTATGGTCTGGTGGCGCCGGGCTACGAGATGGCGCGCATCACCGCCAAGCAGATTCTGGCCGCCGATGACGCGACCGAGTTCAACGGTGCCGACATGAGCACCAAGCTCAAGCTGATGGGCGTGGACGTGGCCAGCCTGGGCGATGCGCAAGGCACCACGCCGGGCAGCCGCAGCGTGCAGTTCACCGATGAACGCAAGCAGATCTACAAAAAGCTGGTGGTGTCGGAAGACGGCAAGTACCTGCTGGGCGGCGTGCTGGTGGGCGACGCAGCCGAATACGGCACGTTGCTGCAGATGATGCTCAACCGCATCGAACTGCCCGAGGCGCCCGAATTCCTGATCCTGCCGCAGGCCGATGGCAATGCGCGCCCGGCACTGGGTGTGGATGCGCTGCCCGACAGCGCGCAGATTTGCTCGTGCAACGACGTGTCGAAGGGCGCGCTGTGCCAGGCCGTATGCGGTGGCGCCACCTCCGTCGGTGCGCTCAAGGATGCGACCAAGGCCGGCACCTCGTGCGGCGGCTGCGTGCCGCTGATGACGCAGGTGATGAAGGCCGAGATGAAGAAGCAGGGCCGGGCCGTCAACAACCATATCTGCGAGCACTTCCCGTATTCGCGTCAGGAGCTGTATCACCTGGTACGCGTGGGCCGTATCGAATCGTTCGGGGCACTGCTGGAAGCGCACGGCCACGGCATGGGCTGCGACATCTGCAAGCCGGCCGTGGCGAGCATCCTCGCTTCGTGCTGGAACGACTTCGTGCTCAAGAAGGAACACGCCAGCCTCCAGGATTCCAACGACTACTTCCTCGCCAACATCCAGAAGGACGGCACGTATTCCGTGGTGCCGCGCATGCCGGGCGGCGAAGTGACAGCAGACGGCCTGATCGCCGTGGGCCAGGTCGCCAAGAAGTACGGCCTGTACACCAAGATCACCGGCGGTCAGCGCGTGGACCTGTTCGGCGCGCGCCTGGAGCAACTGCCGCTGATCTGGGAAGAGCTGATCGCCGCCGGCTTTGAATCGGGCCATGCGTATGGCAAATCGCTGCGTACGGTGAAGTCGTGCGTGGGCTCCACGTGGTGCCGGTATGGCGTGGGTGATTCGGTGGGTTTTGCAGTGGCGCTGGAGAACCGCTACAAGGGCCTGCGCTCGCCGCACAAGATCAAGTTTGGCGTATCGGGCTGCACGCGCGAATGCGCGGAAGCGCAAGGCAAGGACGTCGGCATCATCGCCACCGAAAAGGGCTGGAACCTGTACGTGTGCGGCAACGGCGGCATGAAGCCCCGTCATGCTGAACTGCTGGCCGCTGACCTCGACCAGGAAACGCTCATCAAGTACGTCGACCGCTTCCTGATGTTCTACGTACGCACCGCCGACCGCCTGCAACGCACCAGCACGTGGCGCGACAACCTCGAAGGCGGCTTGGACTACCTGAAGGACGTGGTCATCAACGACAAGCTGGGCATTGCGGCAGAACTCGAAGCCGAAATGCAGCACGTGGTCGACACCTACCAGGACGAATGGAAGACCGCCGTGACCAACCCCGAGGTGCGCAAGCGCTTCCGCCACTTCGTCAACAGCGACGCGAAGGACACCAACGTCGTCTTCGTGGAAGAGCGCGGGCAGATCCGCCCCGCCACGGTGGAGGAGCGTACGAAGACACGCCCCGTGCGCATTCCCGTTGTTGCGGAAGCCGCTTGA
- a CDS encoding nitrate reductase, whose protein sequence is MTMKTIPIQPTTDAVRTTCPYCGVGCGVLATPQPDGTVDIKGDPTHPANAGRLCVKGSALGETVSLEGRLLHPAMRKRSHDLDAPIAPLQRTSWDTVLNTIAQGFRRIIDEHGPDAVALYVSGQLLTEDYYVANKLMKGFIGTANIDTNSRLCMSSAVAGHKRAFGEDLVPVCYDDLEAADLIVLVGSNTAWCHPILFQRIVRAKEARPQMKVVVVDPRHTATCELADLHLPIKPGTDVRLFNGLLSFLSRRGVVDRNFVTLHTNGPDAALQAAGTESEDVEAVAKACKLKLDDLLTFYSWFANTERTITAFSMGVNQSSAGTDKVNSIINCHLLTGRIGRAGMGPFSITGQPNAMGGREVGGLANMLAAHMELNEPAHRALVQTFWNAPRMADKVGLKAVDLFNAIEEGQVKAVWIMGTNPVVSLPDADQARRALAKCELVVASDIVEATDTTVLADILLPALGWGEKDGTVTNSERRISRQRAFLPAPGEARADWDIIADVARRMGYDGFDFKSPCDVFDEHARLSAYANDASGVQGVRRAFHLGGLTGLDADAYNGMTPVQWPIAKPGNSEARLFSDGRFAHADGRARFVPTPARAPAHAANGDYPLILNTGRVRDQWHTMTRTGRAPKLADHVPEPFVDLHPHDALLAGVREGSLARVSSRWGSVVARVRMTGGIVRGSVFVPIHWNGQFASDARVGAVVNPEVDPISGEPEFKHTPVMVEPFDVAWHGFVLSRRALDTDDATWWTRIQGKRFVRYELAGRQQLDSVHDWARALLGVADPHADWLEYEDKTARVYRAVHVVDDRIEACVFLSPRPDLPSRNWLAGLFAQARLEDLDRAGVLLGQPIEAGADVGPTVCSCFSVGRNTICDAIRTQGLQSTGEITACLKAGGNCGSCVPELKRLLVEARVQQAA, encoded by the coding sequence ATGACGATGAAGACCATCCCTATTCAGCCGACAACTGACGCCGTGCGCACCACCTGCCCCTACTGCGGCGTCGGCTGCGGCGTACTGGCGACCCCCCAGCCGGATGGCACCGTCGACATCAAAGGCGACCCCACCCACCCCGCCAACGCAGGTCGCCTATGCGTAAAAGGCTCCGCACTAGGCGAAACCGTCAGCCTGGAAGGCCGTCTGCTCCACCCAGCCATGCGCAAACGCTCGCATGACCTAGACGCACCCATCGCGCCATTGCAGCGCACATCGTGGGACACGGTCCTCAACACCATCGCCCAAGGCTTCCGCCGCATCATCGACGAACACGGCCCCGACGCCGTCGCACTCTACGTCTCCGGCCAACTGCTGACCGAGGACTACTACGTCGCCAACAAGCTCATGAAGGGCTTCATCGGCACCGCCAACATCGACACCAACTCGCGGCTGTGCATGTCGTCCGCCGTGGCCGGGCACAAGCGCGCGTTTGGCGAAGACCTCGTGCCCGTCTGCTACGACGATCTGGAAGCGGCAGACCTGATCGTGCTAGTGGGCTCCAACACCGCCTGGTGCCACCCGATCCTGTTCCAGCGCATCGTGCGCGCAAAAGAAGCGCGGCCGCAGATGAAGGTAGTGGTGGTCGACCCGCGCCACACCGCCACGTGCGAACTGGCGGACCTGCACCTGCCCATCAAGCCCGGCACAGATGTTCGGCTGTTCAACGGCCTGCTGTCGTTCCTTTCGCGGCGCGGCGTGGTGGACCGCAACTTCGTCACGCTGCATACCAACGGCCCCGACGCCGCACTGCAAGCCGCCGGCACCGAGAGCGAAGACGTTGAAGCCGTCGCCAAGGCCTGCAAGCTCAAGCTGGACGATCTGCTCACGTTCTACAGCTGGTTTGCCAACACAGAACGGACCATCACGGCATTCTCGATGGGTGTCAATCAGTCCAGCGCGGGCACCGACAAGGTCAACAGCATTATCAACTGCCATCTGCTCACGGGCCGTATCGGGCGCGCGGGCATGGGGCCGTTCTCGATTACCGGCCAGCCGAATGCGATGGGCGGGCGCGAAGTGGGTGGCCTAGCCAACATGCTGGCCGCGCACATGGAGCTGAACGAGCCTGCGCATCGCGCGTTGGTGCAGACGTTCTGGAACGCCCCGCGCATGGCCGACAAGGTGGGCCTGAAGGCGGTAGACCTGTTCAACGCCATCGAGGAAGGGCAGGTGAAGGCCGTGTGGATCATGGGCACCAACCCCGTGGTCAGCCTGCCCGATGCCGATCAGGCACGTCGTGCGCTGGCCAAGTGCGAACTGGTCGTCGCCTCCGACATCGTTGAAGCGACCGACACGACCGTGCTGGCCGACATCCTCTTGCCCGCGCTCGGCTGGGGAGAGAAAGACGGCACGGTGACGAACTCCGAGCGCCGTATCTCGCGCCAGCGCGCCTTCCTGCCAGCGCCCGGTGAAGCGCGAGCCGACTGGGACATCATCGCCGACGTCGCCCGCCGCATGGGTTACGACGGCTTCGATTTCAAAAGCCCGTGCGACGTGTTCGATGAGCACGCGCGCTTGTCTGCTTACGCCAACGATGCAAGCGGCGTGCAAGGTGTTCGGCGTGCATTCCACCTCGGTGGCTTGACGGGACTCGATGCCGATGCCTACAACGGCATGACGCCAGTGCAATGGCCCATCGCCAAGCCGGGTAACAGCGAAGCGCGCCTCTTCAGCGATGGCCGCTTCGCCCATGCCGATGGCCGTGCGCGCTTCGTACCGACACCGGCCCGCGCACCCGCGCATGCGGCCAATGGCGACTACCCGCTTATCCTCAACACCGGCCGCGTGCGCGACCAGTGGCACACCATGACGCGCACCGGCCGCGCGCCCAAGCTGGCGGACCACGTGCCCGAACCGTTTGTCGATCTGCACCCGCACGACGCGCTGCTGGCCGGTGTGCGCGAAGGCAGCCTGGCGCGTGTGTCGTCGCGTTGGGGCAGTGTCGTGGCGCGCGTGCGCATGACGGGCGGCATCGTGCGTGGCAGCGTGTTTGTGCCGATCCACTGGAACGGGCAGTTCGCATCAGACGCACGCGTGGGCGCGGTCGTCAATCCGGAGGTCGACCCGATATCGGGCGAACCCGAGTTCAAGCACACGCCGGTGATGGTCGAGCCGTTTGATGTGGCTTGGCATGGCTTCGTGCTCTCGCGCCGCGCGCTGGATACCGATGACGCAACGTGGTGGACGCGCATCCAGGGCAAGCGGTTCGTGCGCTACGAACTGGCCGGGCGGCAGCAACTCGATTCGGTGCACGACTGGGCGCGCGCGCTGCTCGGCGTGGCAGACCCACATGCCGATTGGCTCGAATACGAAGACAAGACGGCGCGCGTCTATCGCGCGGTGCATGTGGTGGACGACCGTATCGAAGCCTGTGTGTTTCTCTCGCCGCGGCCGGACCTGCCATCGCGCAACTGGCTGGCGGGCCTCTTTGCGCAGGCGCGCCTGGAAGACCTCGACCGTGCAGGCGTACTGCTCGGCCAGCCGATCGAAGCTGGTGCGGATGTGGGGCCGACCGTGTGCTCGTGCTTTAGCGTGGGCCGCAACACCATCTGCGACGCCATCCGCACCCAGGGTCTGCAATCCACGGGTGAGATCACGGCTTGCCTGAAGGCGGGCGGCAATTGCGGTTCCTGCGTGCCGGAGCTCAAGCGCCTGCTGGTAGAGGCGCGCGTGCAACAGGCGGCGTGA
- a CDS encoding FAD-dependent oxidoreductase, translating to MTTVRPKLVVIGNGMAGMRTVEELLKLAPNLYDITVFGEEPHGNYNRILLSPVLAGEKQVDDIMLNTREWYAQNHITLHAGDPVVSIDRPRRTLRSRGGVEMQYDRLLIATGSRPFILPVPGHLLPGVIAFRDIQDVETMLEAARNHRHAVVIGGGLLGLEAANGLMRQGMDVTVVHLPDTLMERQLDKPAAQLLQKALEAKGLRFLLGAHTAELLGTDRVTAVRFKDGTQIPADLVVMTAGVRPNIDLAKAAGLHCERAIVVDDTLQTYDPRIYAVGECVQHRSAIFGLVAPIWDQARVCAAHLAGAGHRRYIQQATATKLKVTGVDLYSAGDFIGGEGTEDIVLRDPRRGVYKRLVLKDDRVVGAVLYGDVADGPWYFDLIQRQTPITPIRQRLLFGRALCEAEAA from the coding sequence ATGACGACCGTGCGCCCCAAGCTCGTCGTCATCGGCAACGGCATGGCCGGCATGCGCACGGTCGAAGAGCTGCTCAAGCTGGCGCCGAACCTGTACGACATCACCGTGTTCGGCGAAGAGCCGCACGGCAACTACAACCGCATCCTGCTCTCGCCGGTGCTTGCAGGTGAGAAGCAAGTCGACGACATCATGCTCAACACGCGTGAGTGGTACGCGCAGAACCACATCACGCTGCACGCGGGCGACCCGGTGGTGAGTATCGACCGCCCGCGCCGCACGCTGCGCTCGCGCGGCGGCGTGGAAATGCAGTACGACCGCCTCCTGATCGCCACCGGCTCGCGGCCGTTCATCCTGCCGGTGCCGGGGCACTTGCTGCCCGGCGTGATCGCCTTCCGCGACATCCAAGACGTGGAGACGATGCTGGAAGCCGCGCGCAACCATCGGCATGCAGTCGTCATCGGCGGCGGCCTGCTCGGCCTGGAGGCGGCCAACGGCTTGATGCGGCAGGGCATGGACGTGACGGTTGTGCACCTGCCCGACACGCTCATGGAACGCCAGCTCGACAAACCCGCCGCGCAGCTGCTGCAGAAGGCACTGGAGGCCAAGGGCCTGCGCTTCCTGCTCGGCGCGCACACGGCAGAACTGCTCGGCACGGATCGCGTGACAGCCGTGCGCTTCAAAGACGGCACGCAAATCCCCGCCGACCTCGTCGTCATGACCGCCGGCGTGCGCCCGAACATCGACCTCGCCAAGGCCGCCGGCCTGCACTGCGAACGCGCCATCGTCGTCGACGACACACTGCAAACCTACGACCCCCGCATCTACGCCGTAGGCGAATGCGTGCAGCACCGCAGCGCCATCTTTGGCCTCGTCGCCCCCATCTGGGACCAGGCCCGCGTCTGCGCCGCACACCTTGCCGGTGCCGGCCACCGCCGCTACATCCAACAAGCCACGGCGACCAAGCTGAAAGTGACCGGCGTCGACCTCTACTCCGCTGGCGACTTCATCGGCGGCGAGGGTACCGAAGACATCGTCCTGCGCGACCCACGCCGTGGCGTCTACAAGCGCCTGGTGCTGAAGGACGACCGCGTGGTCGGCGCGGTGCTGTACGGCGACGTGGCGGATGGCCCGTGGTACTTCGACCTGATCCAGCGCCAGACCCCCATCACCCCAATCCGCCAGCGCCTATTGTTCGGCCGCGCGCTATGCGAAGCGGAGGCAGCGTAA
- a CDS encoding MFS transporter codes for MTANATRATRIDLFSLRTPQMRAFHLTWLAFFVCFYAWFACAPLMPVLKGEFHLTPGQIANINIAAVAVTILVRLIVGPLCDRFGPRKTYTGLLVLGAIPVLGVATAQSYEAFLFFRLAIGAIGASFVITQYHTSVMFAPNVVGTANAAAAGWGNAGGGVAQGTMPLLLTAIVMMGVTQSMGWRLAMVVPGVAMLIVAALYWRYTQDCPEGNFAELRAEGKTIEGGKKGGWGSFVTAAGNYRVWLLFVTYGACFGVEIFIHNIAATYYVDHFGLSLSAAGMAAASFGLLALFARALGGIVSDRVAAKRGLDARTQLLCVLMLGEGLGLLGFAHAGSVTVAVLAMLGFGLFTHMACGATYALVPFIDRRALGGVAGIIGAGGNAGAVAAGFLLKGMADTQATLSILGVLVALSAVCAIAVRFSAEHKAREQALYDNTLAAASGA; via the coding sequence ATGACCGCCAATGCCACTCGGGCCACCCGAATCGATCTGTTCAGCCTGCGCACGCCGCAGATGCGCGCTTTTCATCTGACATGGCTCGCGTTCTTCGTGTGCTTCTATGCGTGGTTTGCCTGCGCGCCGCTCATGCCGGTGCTCAAGGGCGAGTTTCATCTCACACCCGGACAGATCGCCAACATCAACATCGCCGCGGTGGCGGTGACGATTCTGGTGCGCTTGATTGTCGGCCCGCTGTGCGACCGCTTCGGCCCGCGCAAGACCTATACCGGTTTGCTGGTGCTGGGTGCCATCCCCGTGCTGGGTGTGGCTACGGCGCAGAGCTACGAAGCCTTCCTCTTCTTCCGTCTGGCGATTGGTGCGATTGGCGCGAGCTTCGTCATCACGCAGTACCACACGTCGGTCATGTTCGCGCCCAACGTGGTGGGCACTGCCAACGCGGCGGCAGCCGGCTGGGGCAATGCGGGTGGTGGTGTGGCGCAAGGGACGATGCCACTGCTGCTGACCGCCATCGTGATGATGGGCGTCACGCAAAGCATGGGCTGGCGCCTCGCCATGGTGGTGCCGGGTGTGGCCATGCTGATCGTCGCGGCGCTGTACTGGCGCTATACGCAAGACTGCCCGGAAGGCAACTTCGCAGAACTGCGCGCCGAGGGCAAGACCATCGAGGGTGGCAAAAAGGGTGGCTGGGGCAGCTTCGTCACGGCCGCTGGCAACTACCGCGTGTGGCTGCTGTTCGTTACCTACGGCGCGTGCTTTGGCGTGGAGATCTTCATCCACAACATCGCGGCCACGTACTACGTTGACCACTTCGGCTTGTCGCTGTCGGCCGCTGGCATGGCCGCCGCGAGCTTCGGCCTGCTGGCGCTGTTTGCCCGCGCGCTGGGCGGCATCGTGTCGGACCGCGTGGCGGCCAAGCGCGGGCTCGATGCACGTACCCAATTGCTGTGCGTGCTGATGCTGGGCGAAGGCCTGGGCCTGCTCGGCTTTGCCCATGCGGGCAGCGTCACCGTGGCCGTGCTGGCGATGCTCGGCTTCGGCCTGTTCACCCACATGGCTTGCGGCGCCACGTATGCGCTGGTGCCGTTTATCGACCGCCGTGCGCTGGGCGGTGTGGCCGGCATCATCGGTGCGGGCGGCAACGCCGGTGCGGTGGCTGCCGGCTTCCTGCTCAAGGGCATGGCCGATACGCAGGCCACGCTGTCGATCCTTGGCGTGCTGGTGGCGCTGTCGGCCGTCTGCGCCATCGCCGTGCGCTTCTCCGCAGAACACAAGGCGCGTGAACAAGCGCTGTACGACAACACGCTGGCCGCCGCCAGCGGCGCCTGA
- a CDS encoding PAS domain-containing methyl-accepting chemotaxis protein, with amino-acid sequence MRVNEPVTQREYEFPDNATLMSTTDTQSYIAYANAAFVEVSGFSREEIEGQPHNMVRHPDMPPEAFADMWATLKAGQPWTALVKNRRKNGDHYWVRANATPVVRNGRTSGYMSVRTKPSREEIAAAEALYRDFRTGQAGSRKFHKGLIVRTGWMAWRSVFQVMPVRWRIRLTFLTLLPTLLAAAWAFGLSGTALGGFAVALLAALVLGSWSLKVQIATPLEKLQEHALSVASGESRKVAIADRTDEIGMTLRSISQLGLMFRWLIDDVAEQVVNVQSASQEIAKGNGDINIRTEQAAASLEETSSSMTQMTATVASNAETAGQANTLSSVATQAALNGGRAMEEVVATMGAISQSAKQIADIIGVIDSIAFQTNILALNAAVEAARAGEQGRGFAVVAGEVRALAQRSAGAAKEIKELIGTSVDKVESGSRLVDQAGKTMEDIVDQVKKVSSMIADISLATAQQTEGITQVSQAVNHLDQVTQENATLVGQSASAAEGLRIQATRLVEAVNVFR; translated from the coding sequence ATGCGTGTCAACGAACCGGTGACCCAACGCGAATACGAGTTCCCCGACAACGCCACGCTCATGTCGACCACCGACACACAGAGCTACATCGCCTACGCGAATGCGGCCTTTGTGGAGGTGAGCGGCTTTTCGCGTGAAGAGATCGAAGGCCAGCCGCACAACATGGTGCGCCACCCCGACATGCCGCCCGAGGCGTTCGCCGACATGTGGGCGACGCTCAAGGCTGGCCAGCCGTGGACGGCACTGGTGAAGAATCGCCGCAAGAATGGCGACCATTATTGGGTGCGCGCCAATGCCACGCCGGTGGTGCGCAATGGCCGGACCAGCGGCTACATGTCGGTGCGCACCAAGCCGTCGCGTGAGGAAATCGCGGCGGCCGAGGCGCTTTATAGGGATTTCCGCACCGGCCAGGCGGGTAGCCGCAAATTCCACAAGGGCTTGATTGTGCGTACGGGGTGGATGGCCTGGCGCTCGGTGTTCCAGGTCATGCCCGTGCGCTGGCGCATTCGGCTCACGTTTCTTACCTTGCTGCCGACGCTGCTGGCCGCGGCGTGGGCGTTCGGCTTGTCTGGCACGGCGCTTGGCGGTTTTGCTGTGGCATTGCTGGCGGCGCTGGTGCTGGGCTCCTGGTCATTGAAAGTGCAGATCGCCACACCGCTCGAAAAGCTGCAGGAGCACGCCCTGAGCGTGGCTTCGGGTGAGAGCCGCAAAGTCGCCATCGCCGACCGCACGGACGAGATCGGCATGACGTTGCGCTCCATCAGCCAGCTCGGGCTGATGTTCCGCTGGTTGATCGACGACGTGGCCGAGCAGGTGGTCAACGTGCAATCGGCCAGCCAGGAAATCGCCAAGGGCAACGGTGATATCAACATCCGTACGGAACAGGCCGCCGCCAGCCTGGAGGAAACTTCCAGCTCGATGACGCAGATGACCGCCACGGTGGCCAGCAACGCAGAAACGGCCGGGCAGGCCAACACGCTATCCAGCGTTGCCACACAGGCCGCGCTCAACGGTGGCCGTGCCATGGAAGAGGTGGTGGCGACAATGGGCGCGATTTCGCAGAGCGCCAAGCAGATTGCCGACATCATCGGCGTGATCGATAGCATTGCTTTCCAGACCAACATCCTGGCGCTGAATGCGGCCGTGGAGGCCGCGCGCGCCGGCGAGCAGGGGCGTGGTTTTGCAGTGGTGGCAGGCGAGGTGCGCGCGCTCGCACAACGCAGCGCTGGCGCTGCCAAGGAGATCAAGGAGCTGATCGGCACCAGCGTTGACAAGGTGGAGTCCGGCTCCCGGCTGGTCGACCAGGCCGGCAAGACCATGGAAGACATCGTCGATCAGGTCAAAAAGGTGTCGTCCATGATTGCCGACATCAGTCTGGCCACCGCGCAGCAGACCGAAGGCATCACGCAGGTCAGCCAGGCGGTCAACCATCTGGATCAGGTCACGCAGGAAAACGCCACGCTGGTTGGGCAGAGCGCGTCAGCGGCGGAAGGTCTGCGCATTCAGGCCACGCGCCTGGTGGAGGCCGTGAACGTGTTCCGTTGA
- a CDS encoding GlsB/YeaQ/YmgE family stress response membrane protein — translation MASHGLIAWLIIGALAGWLAGLLVKGGGFGIFVDIVVGIVGAFIGGWLAGVLGISLGGGWIGSIITAVIGAVILLFILRLIKRA, via the coding sequence ATGGCCTCACACGGTTTGATTGCCTGGTTGATCATTGGCGCACTGGCTGGCTGGCTGGCCGGGCTGCTGGTCAAGGGCGGCGGCTTTGGCATCTTTGTCGACATCGTGGTCGGCATCGTCGGTGCATTCATCGGCGGTTGGCTGGCGGGGGTGCTGGGCATCTCGCTGGGTGGCGGCTGGATCGGCTCGATCATCACGGCGGTGATTGGCGCGGTGATCCTGCTGTTCATCCTCCGGCTCATCAAACGCGCGTAG
- the nirD gene encoding nitrite reductase small subunit NirD codes for MQASRWTPVCSLNDIVPNTGVCALVEGEQVAVFHVAGSAPQRVYAIGNYDPNADAAVLSRGLVGNLGDRIVVASPIYKQHFDLATGECLEAPVNSVHAYATKVENGTVWVGV; via the coding sequence ATGCAAGCATCCCGCTGGACCCCCGTTTGCTCGCTGAACGACATCGTGCCCAACACCGGCGTGTGCGCGCTGGTGGAGGGCGAGCAGGTCGCCGTTTTCCACGTTGCGGGCAGTGCGCCGCAGCGGGTCTACGCCATAGGCAACTACGACCCAAACGCCGATGCGGCTGTGCTCTCGCGCGGACTGGTCGGCAACCTGGGGGATCGCATCGTCGTCGCCTCTCCGATCTACAAGCAGCACTTTGACCTGGCAACAGGGGAGTGCCTGGAGGCACCGGTCAACTCGGTGCACGCGTACGCCACCAAGGTAGAAAACGGCACCGTCTGGGTGGGGGTGTAA
- a CDS encoding DUF2239 family protein yields MHPASVVTCTAFAGGRRIAAGPLRDVAQAVKTYIDCHADAAVLVFDDATSDVVELDLRGSVDDVLARLPAQSDSEIPDEPVPPRGPGRPKLGVTAREVTLLPRHWEWLASQPGGASVTLRKLVEDARRASEARDRQRAAVDVAYRFLSAMAGNAPAYEDALRALFAGDAERFVTCTEAWPVDVREHAHLLAGRAFGTAAPTTQEEGQHAA; encoded by the coding sequence ATGCATCCCGCATCGGTTGTGACCTGTACGGCGTTTGCCGGCGGGCGACGTATTGCCGCCGGCCCCTTGCGCGATGTTGCACAGGCGGTCAAAACCTACATCGACTGCCATGCCGATGCCGCCGTGCTCGTCTTTGACGACGCGACCAGCGATGTGGTCGAGCTTGACCTGCGTGGCTCGGTTGACGACGTCCTTGCCCGGCTTCCTGCCCAATCCGATTCCGAGATTCCCGACGAACCCGTGCCGCCGCGTGGCCCAGGCCGCCCGAAGCTGGGCGTGACCGCGCGCGAAGTCACACTGCTGCCGCGTCACTGGGAATGGCTGGCCTCGCAGCCCGGTGGGGCGTCGGTCACGCTGCGCAAGCTGGTGGAAGATGCCCGCCGCGCCAGCGAAGCACGCGATCGCCAGCGCGCGGCAGTCGACGTGGCCTATCGTTTTCTTTCGGCCATGGCGGGCAATGCCCCTGCCTATGAAGATGCCCTGCGTGCCTTGTTTGCTGGCGACGCCGAGCGCTTCGTTACCTGTACAGAAGCCTGGCCCGTCGACGTGCGCGAGCATGCTCACTTGCTTGCCGGCCGTGCATTCGGCACAGCGGCCCCCACGACACAAGAAGAAGGACAACACGCCGCATGA